One genomic region from Antedon mediterranea chromosome 3, ecAntMedi1.1, whole genome shotgun sequence encodes:
- the LOC140044268 gene encoding uncharacterized protein: MARCRSTLIFLFIFCSLFMEARGAAKAQACKEPISKNDPKNGYHANFHTGAKVTKYPVPIGTTIEFKCNPGYTLLVKQGSQRVTCDQTPKWYPPGNIKVVCKADCNEPITPIYGTYLGSTKHGSSVDIVCDPGYYLTGPSSATCDNGKWIYNGDSKGTSTCTDIDECASNPCLNGAVCANLENSYHCRCPPLYSGPNCEILAEGCASSPCINDGTCLDQGNNQYQCACQEGYSGTNCDVVHHCPLEGVWYNAKGAELNLTKTPSQSEIMGTIRSEQDVTSGHSSPTIIAGYAAKNMQYITFGYTTVRNNGETTVSWTGQCYPCNGQDVLFTTNVETDRMNACHDHKMSSRVQEDTWTRVAPLYKQPGPTVQQALP, translated from the exons ATGGCGAGGTGTAGGTCTACTCtgatttttctatttattttctgTTCGTTGTTTATGGAAGCTAGAGGTGCAGCCAAGGCCCAAG CTTGCAAGGAACCAATTTCGAAGAATGATCCCAAGAATGGTTACCACGCTAACTTCCACACAGGAGCGAAAGTAACTAAATATCCCGTACCGATTGGGACTACGATTGAGTTCAAATGTAACCCGGGGTACACACTATTGGTGAAACAAGGGTCACAAAGAGTTACCTGTGACCAAACTCCAAAGTGGTACCCACCCGGTAATATCAAAGTGGTATGCAAAG CCGACTGTAATGAGCCAATTACCCCAATCTACGGGACGTACTTGGGCAGCACTAAGCACGGGTCATCCGTGGACATCGTCTGCGATCCTGGCTACTATCTAACAGGCCCGTCTTCGGCAACTTGTGACAACGGCAAGTGGATATATAATGGCGATAGCAAAGGCACTTCAACTTGTACag ATATTGACGAATGTGCCTCTAACCCATGCCTCAATGGAGCCGTGTGTGCCAATCTGGAGAACTCGTACCATTGCCGGTGTCCTCCACTTTACTCGGGTCCAAATTGTGAAATAC ttgcTGAGGGTTGCGCTTCGTCTCCTTGTATCAATGACGGTACCTGCCTAGACCAAGGCAACAACCAATACCAATGCGCCTGCCAAGAAGGCTATAGTGGTACTAACTGTGATGTCG TCCATCACTGTCCACTGGAGGGTGTATGGTATAATGCCAAAGGGGCTGAACTCAACTTGACAAAAACACCGTCACAAAGTGAAATCATGGGAACAATCAGAAGCGAACAGGATGTTACAAGTGGCCACTCGT caCCGACTATCATAGCCGGTTATGCAGCCAAAAACATGCAGTACATTACATTTGGCTATACAACCGTACGCAATAATGGTGAGACAACCGTAAGCTGGACCGGGCAGTGCTATCCGTGTAACGGGCAGGATGTACTGTTTACAACGAATGTCGAAACCGATAGAATGAATGCATGCCATGACCATAAGATGTCTAGCAG